One Mycolicibacterium fallax genomic window, ACTCGGCCTCGGCGCGGGCCAGCGCGATGAGGTCGCGCACCACCACGATGCCGCGTCGCCGAGCCTGCTTCTTCGCGGCAAGCAGAAGCTGGTCGCGGTTGCAGGTCCCGGTGTGCAGGGCGGCGTCGAGGGTGGCCAGTGCTCGCGGCCGACGCAGACCGCGGGCCACCTCAATGGCGGTCCACGCGGGGTCGGTGAGGGTGCGGCCGCCGACGGTCACCAGCGGGGCGCCGTCCCGGCGGTGCACGACGAGCCCCTTCTCGGGGCGCAGCAGGTGCTTCGCCGGGTTGAGCACGTGCAGGTCGGTGACCGATTCGGTGTCGAAGCCGAACATCGCCGCCGCGGTGCCCAGGCAGGCCGCGACGGGCACGCCGCAGCGCAGGTCCAGGCCGGACAGCAGGACCTGATCGTTGGGTTTGCCGCGGCTGTAAATCGACGGCCAGACCCGGACGAGGTCGCCGCCGCGGATCAGCCGCTGCATGGTCCGGCGGGGGAGTAGGTCGAGGAGTTGCGGGCTGCTCGCCACACCGTCCTGCTTGGCGAAGAGCGCTTCGATTTCGGGTGTCATGCGGCCGATCGTCGTCGTGACGACGCCCCGGCGGTATTCACCTTGGGGCTTGCCTGTGCATAACTCCGTGCGCGGGCCGTGCTGCGGGTTGCTTGTTAGCCGCTGCCGTGGTGAGCGCGCACCCTTGTGCACGACACGCCGGTGCGGGTGTGCAGGAGTGAGCGCTGGCGCGGGGGTGGTGCCGGGCCGGGACGGGGGCGCGCCTGGGTACGCCGCGCCGCCGCGGCGAGCGCGCACCCTGTGTACGCGACACGCCGGTGCGGGTGTGCAGGAGTGAGCGCTGGCGCCGGCCCGCTGTGGTCACCGCGCAACCAGGGACACGACACGCCGATGGCGCTGTACACCAGTGAGCGCTCGCGGGAAATGGCGGCACACCAGCGGGTTCTCGCGGGAAAAGGGGGGCGCCGAAAAGGTGCCCGGCGGCCCGCTTCGTAACCGTCGTCACTCGCTTCGGTCACGGTCACGTAAATGCCACTCGTGTCACTTGAGTCCCTTCAGTAACGCCGTAGTTTTTGCCGGGAACCGCCATAAACCACGGATTTGGAGCAACCGATGTCACGAACCACCTCCCTGTTCGCCGGGTCCGCCTTGTTGGCGGGCGTGTCGGCCGCCCTGCTGACCGGCGGGATTGCCAGCGCCGATCCGGCCCCGGCCCCCGCGCCGGCCATTCCGGACATGTCCGCCGTCCCGGGCGCCGCGATGTTCCAGCAGTTCCTGGATCCGGCGAAGGCCCCGCAGTTGCTGCAGGCCGCCGCGCAGACCATGACCGGTGGCGCCCCGGCCGCCACCGCCCCGGTGCAGCAGCCCGTGCAGGCCCCGCTGCTGAACGTGCCCGGCGTGACCGCCCCGGCGGCGACGGCCCCGGTGCAGCCCGTGCAGGCGCCGCTGCTGAACGTGCCGGGCGTGACCGCTCCGGCCGCCACCACCCCGGGTGTGCCCGCCCAGGCGCCGACCACCCCGGCCGGCAGCCTGCTGCCCTCGGCCGACATCACCATGCCGCAGGTTCCGGGCATGCCGGTGCCGCTGCCGCAGTCGATCAAGGTGCCCGGTGACCTCGGCTCGCTGGTGCCGGTCGCCAACCAGGTCACCGCGCCGGCCACCGCCCCGATCGCCGGCGTCACCGCCCCGATCACCGGTGCCGCCGCGCCGATCGCGGGCGTCGTCGCCCCGGCGGCGGTTCCGACCGTGCCGGGCACTCCCGGGGTCGGCTCGCTGAGCCTGATCTCCGGTCTTCCGTGATCGGCGGATAGCTAAAAACCTTCCACCCCAACAGGATTGGATCAGACCGATGTCACGGACCAGGAACCTGCTCGCAACGACGACCCTCGCGCTCGGCTCGTCGGCGATGCTCGTCACCGCCGGTGTCGCACACGCCGACCCGGCGCCGCTGCCGATCAGCAGCGAGCAGGCTCCTGGCCTGCCGGCCATCCAGAACCTCAGCCCGATCATCCAGCAGGCCGCCGCCGATCCCGGTGGCGCGGTCTCGCTGCTGATGGCCGCGGCGCAGGCGTTCGCCGCCAACAAGGACGCCCCGGATGACGCCAAGAACATGGCGAACGCGGTGAATCAGTTCGCCGCCGACCCGGTGCAGCCGGTGGCGCACCTGACCGGACCCGCCGCGGCGCCGGGTCTGCCGGAGCAGGCACCGCACATCGTGCCCGCCGGCGTGGTGCCCGGCACCGAGAGTCACCTGCCCCCGGGCATCGACCCGGCGAACGCCGCAGGCCCGGCCCCGGAGGCCGAACCGCTGGCAGCCCCGGCCCCCGCACCCGAAGCCGCGCCCGCCCCCGAAGCCGCCCCCGCCCCCGCCCCCGCGCCCGACGCCCCGGCTCCCGCGGCCGCCCCGGCCCCGGCCCCCGTCCCCGCCGGCTTCGCCCCGGACACCCCGCCGACCCAGGACTTCATGTACCCGTCGATCGGCAACGGCTGCCTGGCCGACGGCGGCAACTCGCTGGCGACCGCGCTCGCGGTGGCCGGTCCGGCCAAGATCCCGACGCCGGGCCCCGGCCCGGGCCAGACCGCCTACGTGTTCACCGCCGTGGGCACCTCGGCGCCGGCCGAGGTGCAGAAGCTCCCGCTGAACGTCACCTGGGTGAACCTGACCACCGGCAAGTCCGGCACCGCGACGCTCAAGCCGAACCCGGGCATCAACCCCGCGGGCCCGACCACCATGACCGCCATCGTCGACACCGGCTCCGGCAGCATCATGTCGACGATCTTCGGCCAGGTCACCACCGTCGACAAGCAGTGCCAGTTCATGCCGACCATCGGCTCGGCGGTGGTGCCGTAACCTCGGCCGCCGACTGTGCTCGTCCCGGTACGCACCTCCCCCGTCACGCGTACCGGGACGAGCCTTCGCGGTTATCGGGGGCGACCGATACGCTCGGGCGATCGACACACCAAGCCCCGCCAAGACCGCGTCCACCACGATCATCGCGACCGTGCTGCAGTTGGCGCCGCTGCTGCTGGCCCTGAGCGTCATCGCCCGGCTGGCCTGGACCTACCTGCTGCCCAACGGCGCGAACTTCGTCGACCTGCACGTTTACCTCGGCGGCGCGGGGGCGCTGAACACCCCCGGCACCCTCTACGACTACGTCTACGCCGACCAGACGCCGGACTTCCCGCTGCCGTTCACCTATCCGCCGTTCGCGGCGGTGATCTTCTATCCGCTGACCCTGCTGCCGTTCGGCGTCGTCGCGCTGGGCTGGACCCTGGGCATCATGGCCGGCCTGTACGGCTTGGTGTGGCTGAGCCAGCGCATCCTGGGGGTGGACGGCGGGCACCGCAGCGCGATGGCGTTCACCGCCGTCGGGATCTGGACCGAGCCGCTGCGCTCCACCTTCGACTACGGCCAGATCAACGTGCTGATGGTGCTGCTGGTGCTGGCGGCGGTGTACTGCACCCGGGACTGGCTGGCGGGCTTGGCGGTCGGGGTGGCGGCCGGGATCAAGCTCACCCCGGCGATCGCCGTCCTCTATCTGCTGGGCGTCAAACGCTGGCGCGCCGCACTGTGGGCCATCCTGGCGCTGGCCGGCACCGTCGCGCTGTCGATCGCGGTGATCGGCCAGCAGGCCCGCCACTACTTCACCGACCTGCTTGGCGACGCCGGACGGGTCGGCCCGATCGGTACGTCGTTCAACCAGTCCTGGCGCGGCGCGCTGTCCCGGATCCTCGGCCACGACGCCGGCTACACCGCGCCGGTGCTGATCGCCGTCGCGGCGACCGCGGTGCTGGCCTGGCTGGCCTGGCGGGCGCTGGCCAGCGACGCGGGGGAGCCGGATCGGCTCGGCCTGGTCCTGGTGGTGGCGCTGCTGGGGCTGCTGGTCTCGCCGATCTCCTGGACCCACCACTGGGTGTGGCTGATCCCGCTGCTGGTGTGGCTGCTGCAGGGCCCGTACCGCTATCTCGGCGAGGCCCGCGCGCTCGGCGCCGGCTGGCTGGTGCTGATCCTGATCGGCGTGCCGTGGCTGCTGAGTTTCGCCCAGCCGAGCATCTGGGAGACCGGCCGGCCCTGGTATCTGGCCTGGGCCGGGCTGATCTACCCGGCGGCGACGGTCGTGACGCTGGGCTGGATCGCCGCGCTGCGGCTCAGGTTTCCGGGCGGGAAACGATCCTGTCAATATCGCGCGCCATAGCGACGTCCTTGTCGGTGATCCCGCCGGCGGAATGGGTCACCAGCGCGAAAGTGACGGTGCGCCAGCGGATGTCGATGTCGGGGTGATGGTCGGCGGCCTCGGCGTGGACGGCGACGCGGCGCACCGCGTCGATGCCGTCCAGGAACGAGCCGAAGGTGATGGCCCGGCGGATCGCGCCGTCCTGGCGCGCCCAGCCGTCCAGGGAACTCACCGCGGTGTCCACCTGCTCATTGGTCAATACGGTCATCCTTCGACGGTATACCGTTTGCGACCATGATCGTGGTGGCCGGAGCGCTGATTGTCGACGGCGCGCTGCTGGTTGCCCAGCGCCGCCACCCGCCGGAGCTGGCAGGGCGCTGGGAGCTGCCCGGCGGCAAGGTCGACGACGGCGAGACCGACGCCGCGGCGCTGGCCCGCGAACTCGCCGAGGAGCTCGGCATCACGGTGCGGGTGGGGGAGCGGATCGGCGCGGATGTCGCGCTGGGCCCGGATGCGACGCTGCGGGCCTACCGGGTCGACTGGGTTGCTGGCACCGTGCATCCGCATGATCACCGGGCGCTGCGCTGGGTGAGCGCCGCCGAGTTGGCGGGGTTGGATTGGGTGCCGGCGGACACCGCGTGGTTACCGGAGTTGGCGGCGGCGTTGGGGTAGCGAAAAGGTGGTCCCCCCGCGGGTGCGGGGGGACCACCTTTTTCAGCTACGTCCGGTCAGTTGTCCAGCGCCTTGCGGACTTCCTTGCGGACCTTGTCGCCCGTCTCGCGCACAGTGTCGCGAACCTTGTCGACGGCCTTACGGACCGGCTTGACGACGTTCTTCTGCACGGACTTGCCAGCATCACTCTTGTTGAGCTGGGTATCGACCGCGGTCCGCAGGTTGGTGCGGTTGGTATCGACGGTGTTCCGAATCGCACCCAGGCTGCCACCCAGGGCGCCGCTGGCATCGGCCCCGACCAGCTGCTTGCGCAGGTCCTTCGGGTTGTCCTTGAATGCCTTGGTCAGGGCGCCCTTCAGGTCATTGTCTTCGAGAGCCCTGGTGACGCTGCGGACGCGCTCGGCGGCGCCGAGGCTTCCGCGCAGAGCCTCGGTCTTGAGGGCGCTCGTCAGGTTCTGGTTGCCGCGGATCTGTTGTGCAATGACCTTCGCGCCGGCATCGTCGATGTTGTCGGCCACGGTCTTGACAGCTGGAGCCCAGGCTCCGGGGGAATAATAGTCGTTGCTCAGGTTGGAGGGGTTTGGAACTAGCCCGCCGCTGCCAAAGATGTCGGAGTGCTGCAACGCCGCGGTCAGCATCAGCGGCATGGCGGCCAGAGTGGTCAGCGGCTCGTTCTTCAACCCGACCTCGAGGCCGGGGCCGATCGAAGCGGCGTAGGTGGCCAACGCTACGCCGGCCATCGTGGCCCGGCCGTTTGCCCCGTTCCACAGGGTCTCCAGGTTGTCGGCCAGGTCGAAGTCGCCCGCGGTCAGCACGATCTGGTGCGAGGCGACCGGCGCGGCGGCCAGCTCCGGCTGGGTGGCCGGGGTCAGGGCGGTCAGGGCCACCGCACCGGCACCGGCGGCCGCCACCCCTGCGGCCATCAACGAACGAGTCTTCACATCTCCCCCTCTGGGATTTGGTGATGCCCGGCACCCTCTGCGCCGGACTCCGCCGACCGTAACTGAGAAGACGCTGAGTTGAAGCTGGGAGCGACTGTCAGTTTTTGGTTTTCTTGCGCCCTCAAGTGCTTTTCATTGTGTTCGCAACTTGTTATGACACGGATCACAATGTGTGACCTGGGCATTTGATCGGCGGCGCGGAAATTCGGAGGCTGGTGGACGTGTGGAAATTCGAAAGAGATTCGCCACGGGTTACTCGCTGGTAATTGTTGTGTCGGCCCAAAACGTGCCTGTAACAGCAGTTATGGTGCGGGAAATGGTGAACCTTTGCGATCTCGCGGACGGCTTGCCGTTATGCTGCGCCGATGGCTGATAACCATGACGAAAAGGACGAAATCGTCGACGATCTCGATGTCGGCGCCGAAGAGGGGGGCGGGATTGGCGAGGGAGAGTCGTCGTCGCGCACATCCCGACACGCACGTAAGGGGGAGAATGAAACTGAGGTCAAGCTGAGTAAAGGCAGCGACTCTCAGGACGAGGTTGAGGACGACGGCGAGGCCGAGCCGGAGCCGGAGCCGGAGCCCGAACTGGAGCCCGAGGACCGGCCGGCCGCCGCGCCCAGGGGCAAGGCCGCAATCTGGCTGGCCGCGCTGGCGCTGGTGGTTGCCCTCGGCGCACTGGCCGCGGCGCTGTGGCCGATGTTCCAGACCGAGGACGAGGACGTCGAGGTCGCCGTCGTCTACACCGACGAGGAGGTCGGCGCGGCCAAGGCCAACACCTGCCGGGCGTTCGAGATGGCCCGGATGGCCATCGCGGTGCGCAGCGGCGCCAACCCGGGGGAGAACCCGGAGCCCGCGCTGGCCGAGGTGGTGGCGGCCAACGCCCGCAGCGCCTTCGCCGCCACCGGCCCGTACCTGCTGAACAACATCGGCGTGGCCACCCCGGACGCGCTGGCCGAGGCCGTCACCAACTTCGCCGATCAGGCCGACGAGGTCGGGCTGGCGGCGCTGGCCGGCCTGGGCACCGACGATCCGGCGCTGGCCGGCCCGCTGGGGCAGGTCACCGAACTGGAAGCCAAGATATCCGAAATGTGTAAGTAGTCCGGGGGGTTCAGCCGCCCGGCCCGCTCAGTAGTGCAGCGGGTCGGGCCGCACCCGGATCGGTGCCGCGCGGTGCGCCATCGCGTAGAACGGGTGCAACGCCATCGGATGCCGACAGTGCACACACTCGGCCGGGGGCTCCTCGTGCGTCGATCCGGTCAGGTGGTGACATCGGGTGCAGTGCACCATGTGAAACCCGCCGAACCAGTTCAGCAGCCCGAGGTAGATCCCGGCGACGGCGACCAAACCCACCACCACCATGACGGCGATATTGAACATCTCGTAGACGGTCATCAGACACCTCCAACGGATGCCCTCAACGGTACGCCGACCGTGCGCCGGGAACCGGCTATTCGGCAGACCGTCCGTGCAGCGGATCGACCGGTTCGGCGATGATCAGCTCCCCGGTGTCCGGGGAGATCTCGTAGTCGCCGGGGGCCACGTGGCGGACCTGCACCAGGCCGGCCAGCGTCGCCGACGCATCGCGCAGGGAGTGCTCGCCGGCCGGGATGTCTTCGGGTGTGGAGACGTGCAGCAGCCGCGGCCGGGTGGCCAGTTCGTAGTGGAACGCCCGGATCATCGCCACGCACGCCAGCACCATGATCACCGAGAACGGCACCGCGGTGGCGATCGAT contains:
- a CDS encoding Rv1157c family protein yields the protein MSRTRNLLATTTLALGSSAMLVTAGVAHADPAPLPISSEQAPGLPAIQNLSPIIQQAAADPGGAVSLLMAAAQAFAANKDAPDDAKNMANAVNQFAADPVQPVAHLTGPAAAPGLPEQAPHIVPAGVVPGTESHLPPGIDPANAAGPAPEAEPLAAPAPAPEAAPAPEAAPAPAPAPDAPAPAAAPAPAPVPAGFAPDTPPTQDFMYPSIGNGCLADGGNSLATALAVAGPAKIPTPGPGPGQTAYVFTAVGTSAPAEVQKLPLNVTWVNLTTGKSGTATLKPNPGINPAGPTTMTAIVDTGSGSIMSTIFGQVTTVDKQCQFMPTIGSAVVP
- a CDS encoding NUDIX domain-containing protein; the encoded protein is MIVVAGALIVDGALLVAQRRHPPELAGRWELPGGKVDDGETDAAALARELAEELGITVRVGERIGADVALGPDATLRAYRVDWVAGTVHPHDHRALRWVSAAELAGLDWVPADTAWLPELAAALG
- a CDS encoding 4a-hydroxytetrahydrobiopterin dehydratase; translated protein: MTVLTNEQVDTAVSSLDGWARQDGAIRRAITFGSFLDGIDAVRRVAVHAEAADHHPDIDIRWRTVTFALVTHSAGGITDKDVAMARDIDRIVSRPET
- a CDS encoding endonuclease domain-containing protein produces the protein MTPEIEALFAKQDGVASSPQLLDLLPRRTMQRLIRGGDLVRVWPSIYSRGKPNDQVLLSGLDLRCGVPVAACLGTAAAMFGFDTESVTDLHVLNPAKHLLRPEKGLVVHRRDGAPLVTVGGRTLTDPAWTAIEVARGLRRPRALATLDAALHTGTCNRDQLLLAAKKQARRRGIVVVRDLIALARAEAESPMESESRLAMIDGAIPMPELQYVIIDRDGRRWRVDFAWPAFRLVLEYDGFDWHRTHEQLTHDRQKLAALTELGWRVMQIVADDVRRHPETMLRRLRQQLLGAAA
- a CDS encoding mannosyltransferase; translated protein: MDTPSPAKTASTTIIATVLQLAPLLLALSVIARLAWTYLLPNGANFVDLHVYLGGAGALNTPGTLYDYVYADQTPDFPLPFTYPPFAAVIFYPLTLLPFGVVALGWTLGIMAGLYGLVWLSQRILGVDGGHRSAMAFTAVGIWTEPLRSTFDYGQINVLMVLLVLAAVYCTRDWLAGLAVGVAAGIKLTPAIAVLYLLGVKRWRAALWAILALAGTVALSIAVIGQQARHYFTDLLGDAGRVGPIGTSFNQSWRGALSRILGHDAGYTAPVLIAVAATAVLAWLAWRALASDAGEPDRLGLVLVVALLGLLVSPISWTHHWVWLIPLLVWLLQGPYRYLGEARALGAGWLVLILIGVPWLLSFAQPSIWETGRPWYLAWAGLIYPAATVVTLGWIAALRLRFPGGKRSCQYRAP